A region from the Kribbella shirazensis genome encodes:
- a CDS encoding metalloregulator ArsR/SmtB family transcription factor: protein MIDDELWSAIGDPTRRRMLDLLLADGGGTATGLSDRLPVTRQAVAKHLGVLDRAGLVHSTPSGRERRYTVDEVQLARAINQLADVTQAWDRRLQRIQRIAEAIEQRKGQQQ, encoded by the coding sequence GTGATCGACGACGAGCTCTGGTCGGCGATCGGCGACCCGACTCGGCGGCGCATGCTCGACCTCCTGCTGGCGGACGGCGGCGGTACGGCGACCGGTCTCAGCGATCGGCTGCCCGTCACCCGGCAGGCGGTCGCGAAACACCTCGGCGTCCTCGACCGGGCCGGACTCGTGCACTCCACGCCGTCCGGACGGGAACGCCGCTACACCGTGGACGAGGTCCAGCTCGCCCGCGCCATCAATCAACTCGCCGACGTCACCCAAGCCTGGGACCGCCGGCTCCAGCGCATCCAGCGGATCGCCGAGGCGATCGAACAACGTAAAGGACAACAGCAATGA
- a CDS encoding SRPBCC family protein — translation MNDILHRVGITASTKDVYAALTTIDGLAGWWTKDTTGDPDGVIKFRFAAAGGDGFDMKVLETAPGELVRWEVVDGPEEWIGTHIRFDLSQTDEWAIVLFKHEGWKEPVEFMHHCSTKWASFLLSLKKYVETGAGDPSPNDVVISNWP, via the coding sequence ATGAACGACATCCTGCACAGGGTCGGCATCACCGCGTCCACCAAGGACGTGTACGCCGCCCTCACCACCATTGACGGACTGGCCGGCTGGTGGACCAAGGACACGACGGGCGACCCCGACGGCGTCATCAAGTTCCGTTTCGCGGCCGCGGGCGGCGACGGGTTCGACATGAAGGTCCTGGAGACGGCACCGGGCGAGCTCGTCCGCTGGGAGGTCGTCGACGGTCCCGAGGAGTGGATCGGGACGCACATCCGCTTCGACCTCTCGCAGACCGACGAGTGGGCCATCGTCCTGTTCAAGCACGAGGGCTGGAAGGAGCCCGTCGAGTTCATGCACCACTGCAGCACCAAGTGGGCGAGCTTCCTGCTGAGTCTCAAGAAGTACGTCGAAACCGGCGCGGGCGACCCGTCGCCGAACGACGTGGTGATCAGCAACTGGCCCTAG
- a CDS encoding ABC transporter ATP-binding protein, which produces MSGPMMRGGMPGMGAMGWRRQDASVVGQKLAKGTLRRIVRFARPFRWYITAFLVLVVVSAFLVIASPLLFRKIVDDGISKGNAGLVTALALVVALLAVVEAVLGLVQRWFSARIGEGLIFDLRTRVFAHVQQMPVAFFTRTQTGALVSRLNNDVIGAQQAFTSTLSGVVSNVISLILVVGAMLALSWQLTLVAILLLPIFLVPARILGRRLAAMTREQMNLNAEMSTAMTERFSVGGALLVTLFGHPSLENRDFGERAGRVRDLGIRIAMLGRVFFTALTLVAALATALVYGVGGNLAVRETLTIGTLLALVALLGRLYGPLTALSNVRVDVMTALVSFERVFEVLDLEPMIKDADDARDLPEDAASVEFEHVAFAYPTAEQVSLASLESVAILDKRASAQVLEDVSFVVQPGQMVALVGTSGAGKTTITNLVARLYDVTGGAVRVGGHDVREVTLQSLHDTIGYVTQDAHMFHDSIRANLLYAKPGATEDEMVSALRAAQIWELVSELPDGLDTVVGDRGHRLSGGERQRLAIARLLLKAPRIVVLDEATAHLDSESEVAVQRALDTALEGRTSLVIAHRLSTVRNADQILVVDHGNIVERGTHEQLLAAGGEYADLYHTQFTESGTAAGV; this is translated from the coding sequence ATGTCCGGACCGATGATGCGCGGCGGTATGCCCGGAATGGGTGCGATGGGCTGGCGGCGCCAGGACGCGTCCGTCGTCGGGCAGAAGCTCGCGAAAGGGACGCTGCGGCGGATCGTCCGGTTCGCGCGGCCGTTCCGCTGGTACATCACGGCGTTCCTGGTGCTGGTGGTCGTGTCCGCGTTCCTGGTGATCGCGTCGCCGCTGCTGTTCAGGAAGATCGTCGACGACGGGATCTCCAAGGGGAACGCGGGTCTTGTTACCGCGCTCGCGCTGGTGGTCGCGTTGCTCGCGGTCGTCGAGGCGGTCCTCGGTCTGGTGCAGCGCTGGTTCTCGGCGCGGATCGGTGAAGGGCTGATCTTCGACCTGCGCACCAGGGTGTTCGCCCACGTGCAGCAGATGCCGGTGGCGTTCTTCACCCGCACCCAGACGGGCGCGCTCGTGTCGCGTCTCAACAACGACGTGATCGGCGCCCAGCAGGCCTTCACCTCGACGCTGTCCGGCGTGGTCTCGAACGTCATCAGCCTGATCCTGGTCGTCGGCGCGATGCTCGCGCTGAGCTGGCAACTGACCCTCGTCGCGATCCTGCTGCTGCCGATCTTCCTGGTCCCCGCCCGCATCCTGGGCCGCCGGCTGGCGGCGATGACGCGCGAGCAGATGAACCTGAACGCCGAGATGTCCACGGCGATGACCGAGCGGTTCAGTGTCGGGGGAGCGCTGCTGGTCACGCTCTTCGGCCACCCCTCCCTGGAGAACCGCGACTTCGGCGAACGGGCCGGGCGCGTCCGCGACCTGGGGATCCGGATCGCGATGCTCGGGCGGGTGTTCTTCACCGCGCTGACCCTGGTCGCCGCGCTGGCGACGGCCTTGGTGTACGGCGTCGGCGGCAACCTGGCCGTCCGCGAGACGCTGACCATCGGGACGCTGCTCGCCCTCGTCGCTCTACTCGGCCGGCTCTACGGTCCGCTGACCGCGCTCTCCAACGTCCGCGTCGACGTGATGACCGCGCTCGTGTCGTTCGAGCGGGTCTTCGAGGTGCTCGATCTGGAGCCGATGATCAAGGACGCCGACGACGCGCGTGATCTGCCCGAGGACGCCGCGAGTGTCGAGTTCGAGCATGTCGCGTTCGCGTACCCGACGGCCGAGCAGGTCTCACTGGCCAGCCTCGAGTCGGTCGCCATCCTCGACAAGCGGGCGTCCGCGCAGGTTCTCGAGGACGTGAGTTTCGTCGTCCAGCCCGGTCAGATGGTCGCGCTGGTCGGGACCTCGGGCGCCGGTAAGACGACGATCACGAACCTGGTCGCGCGGTTGTACGACGTCACCGGCGGAGCGGTTCGCGTCGGCGGTCACGACGTACGGGAGGTGACGTTGCAGTCGTTGCACGACACGATCGGGTACGTGACGCAGGACGCGCACATGTTCCACGACTCGATCCGCGCCAACCTGCTGTACGCGAAGCCCGGCGCCACCGAGGACGAGATGGTGTCGGCGCTGCGGGCCGCGCAGATCTGGGAGCTGGTGTCGGAGCTGCCCGACGGACTCGACACCGTGGTCGGCGACCGCGGTCACCGGCTGTCCGGTGGCGAGCGGCAACGTCTCGCGATCGCCCGGTTGTTGCTGAAGGCGCCGAGGATCGTCGTACTCGACGAGGCGACCGCGCACCTGGACTCGGAGTCCGAGGTCGCCGTGCAGCGGGCGCTGGACACGGCGCTGGAGGGCCGTACGTCGCTGGTGATCGCGCACCGGCTGTCGACGGTGCGGAACGCGGACCAGATCCTGGTGGTCGACCACGGCAACATCGTCGAACGCGGCACGCACGAGCAACTGCTCGCCGCGGGCGGCGAGTACGCTGATCTCTACCACACGCAGTTCACCGAATCCGGCACAGCGGCAGGTGTCTGA
- a CDS encoding enoyl-CoA hydratase/isomerase family protein, with product MTDLGLRLTVDGPVARVVLDRPEVRNAQTPAMWGALADFGTALPDDVRVVIVSGEGPSFSAGLDRRLIMGENDLGQEPLLSLGSKPTDEVLELIARFQSGFSWLRRPEIVSIAAVQGHAVGAGFQLALACDLRVVTPDARFSMREPALGLVPDLGGTKPLVELIGYSRALEICATTRWVEAAEAKELGLANIVVPADELEATVKDLSDALLGPLPGAIRETKALLLGAADRSYDDQLKAEREAQERRLKELLAAFG from the coding sequence ATGACGGATCTCGGACTGCGGTTGACGGTGGACGGACCGGTCGCGCGGGTGGTGCTCGACCGTCCGGAGGTACGCAACGCGCAGACGCCCGCGATGTGGGGCGCCCTGGCGGACTTCGGTACGGCGTTGCCGGACGACGTCCGCGTGGTGATCGTGTCGGGGGAGGGGCCGTCGTTCTCGGCCGGACTCGACCGGCGGCTGATCATGGGGGAGAACGATCTGGGGCAGGAGCCGTTGCTCAGCCTCGGCTCCAAGCCGACCGACGAGGTCCTGGAGCTGATCGCGCGGTTCCAGTCCGGCTTCTCGTGGCTGCGACGGCCGGAGATCGTCAGCATCGCCGCGGTGCAGGGCCATGCGGTCGGCGCCGGCTTCCAGCTGGCGCTGGCCTGTGACCTCAGGGTCGTGACGCCGGACGCCAGGTTCAGCATGCGCGAGCCGGCCCTCGGTCTGGTCCCGGACCTCGGCGGTACGAAGCCGCTCGTCGAGCTGATCGGGTACTCGCGGGCGCTGGAGATCTGCGCGACCACGCGCTGGGTCGAGGCCGCGGAGGCGAAGGAGCTCGGGCTCGCGAACATCGTCGTACCGGCGGACGAGCTGGAGGCGACGGTGAAGGATCTGTCCGACGCACTGCTCGGCCCGCTGCCTGGAGCGATCCGCGAGACCAAGGCGTTGCTCCTCGGTGCCGCGGACCGCTCGTACGACGACCAGCTCAAGGCCGAGCGGGAGGCGCAGGAGCGCCGTTTGAAGGAGCTCCTGGCCGCGTTCGGCTAG
- the uppS gene encoding polyprenyl diphosphate synthase encodes MLYDLYARRLRHQLRGLPKPQHVAIVMDGNRRWARGAGYDDVRIGHRFGAKHLEQFLQWSADAGITCVTAWVASADNLRKRDSSEVGYLMELTESVLADHVRRDHRWRLHVAGQLDLLPDSTARALKDAVELSRDRDAGDLTLAIGYSGRLEVLDAVRSVLDEAAAEGRSLEDVADGLTEEDIGRHLYVPGLPDPDLVIRTSGELRMSDFLLWQATRSEIEFCDLYWPAFREVDLLRALRTYGQRRLQRSS; translated from the coding sequence ATGCTCTACGACCTGTACGCACGTCGCCTCCGCCACCAGCTCCGCGGCCTGCCGAAGCCGCAGCACGTCGCGATCGTGATGGACGGCAACCGCCGCTGGGCCCGCGGCGCCGGGTACGACGACGTACGGATCGGTCACCGTTTCGGGGCGAAGCACCTCGAGCAGTTCCTGCAGTGGAGCGCGGACGCCGGCATCACCTGCGTCACCGCCTGGGTAGCGTCGGCCGACAACCTGCGCAAGCGGGACTCGTCCGAGGTCGGCTACCTGATGGAGCTGACCGAGAGTGTGCTCGCGGATCACGTACGTCGCGACCACCGCTGGCGGCTGCACGTCGCCGGGCAGCTCGATCTGTTGCCCGATTCAACGGCTCGCGCGTTGAAGGACGCGGTCGAGCTCAGCCGGGACCGGGACGCCGGTGACCTGACGCTCGCGATCGGCTACTCCGGGCGCCTCGAAGTCCTCGACGCCGTACGCTCCGTGCTCGACGAGGCGGCTGCCGAGGGGCGGTCGCTCGAGGACGTCGCTGACGGGCTGACCGAGGAGGACATCGGCCGGCACCTGTACGTTCCCGGCCTTCCGGACCCGGACCTCGTCATCCGGACGAGCGGCGAACTGCGCATGTCGGACTTCCTGCTCTGGCAGGCGACGCGCTCGGAGATCGAGTTCTGCGACCTCTACTGGCCCGCGTTCCGCGAGGTCGACCTGCTCCGGGCACTGCGAACGTACGGACAGCGGAGACTGCAACGATCCAGTTGA
- a CDS encoding SRPBCC domain-containing protein, translating to MSRSIEREIRIEAAPEVVYEVISTPEHLRAWWPDDAELEAVPGATGTVGFRQAEGTKVVAVTVVEAEPPRRFAFRWDYDGEVATAENSLLVTFDLVPVDGGTLLRFAETGYDEAAKSDAVLADHTSGWDYFLPRIAPYVDKLAQRP from the coding sequence ATGAGCAGGAGCATCGAGCGGGAGATTCGGATCGAGGCCGCGCCGGAGGTGGTCTACGAGGTGATCAGCACCCCGGAGCACCTGCGCGCGTGGTGGCCGGACGACGCTGAGCTCGAGGCGGTTCCGGGCGCGACCGGGACAGTCGGCTTCCGGCAGGCGGAGGGGACGAAGGTCGTGGCGGTCACCGTGGTCGAGGCCGAGCCCCCGCGGCGGTTCGCGTTCCGCTGGGACTACGACGGCGAGGTCGCCACCGCGGAGAACTCGCTGCTCGTCACGTTCGACCTGGTCCCGGTCGACGGCGGCACGCTGCTCCGGTTCGCCGAGACCGGGTACGACGAGGCCGCCAAGTCGGACGCAGTACTCGCCGACCACACGAGCGGCTGGGACTACTTCCTGCCCCGCATCGCGCCGTACGTCGACAAGCTGGCGCAGCGGCCGTGA